A window from Populus trichocarpa isolate Nisqually-1 chromosome 3, P.trichocarpa_v4.1, whole genome shotgun sequence encodes these proteins:
- the LOC7479199 gene encoding peroxisomal membrane protein 11B, producing the protein MNDTVDRLVIFLAKRDGIDKLVKTFQYVSKLVRWQVEATHPDVARRFQQWEVASGLGRKAFRTGRFLTGFNALRRGPGSTPTFKILAVLANAGEMVYFFFDHFLWLSRIGTLDAKLAGRMSFISAFGESFGYIFFIIADFIIIKEGLKEERRLLTSSKEDTSKDATESLRKIRADRVMRLMAVAANVADFIIALADIEPNPFCNHAVTLGVSGLVSAWAGWYRNWPS; encoded by the coding sequence ATGAATGACACAGTGGACAGGCTGGTCATCTTTCTAGCAAAGAGAGATGGAATAGATAAGCTTGTCAAGACTTTCCAGTACGTGTCCAAGCTTGTTCGCTGGCAGGTAGAAGCCACCCATCCAGACGTTGCACGGAGATTCCAGCAATGGGAAGTTGCTTCTGGCCTTGGCAGGAAAGCCTTTAGAACCGGCAGGTTTCTCACCGGCTTCAATGCTCTTAGAAGAGGCCCTGGCTCAACCCCAACGTTTAAGATCCTAGCTGTTCTTGCTAATGCAGGAGAAATGGTCTATTTCTTTTTTGACCATTTTCTTTGGCTATCAAGAATTGGAACTCTGGACGCAAAGTTGGCCGGAAGGATGAGCTTCATTTCAGCATTTGGTGAGTcttttggctatatatttttcatcatagctgattttattataataaaagaaggactaaaagaagagagaaggcTCTTAACTTCTTCAAAAGAAGATACTTCGAAGGATGCGACAGAGAGCCTAAGGAAGATCAGAGCAGACAGAGTGATGAGGTTGATGGCCGTCGCGGCTAACGTTGCGGATTTCATTATTGCTCTGGCAGATATTGAGCCCAACCCATTTTGCAACCATGCTGTTACTCTTGGTGTTAGCGGGTTGGTCTCCGCATGGGCTGGTTGGTATAGAAATTGGCCCTCGTAA